The proteins below come from a single Terriglobales bacterium genomic window:
- a CDS encoding response regulator produces the protein MPESGAVILIVDDREDNRYISSRILKNAGYPVAEATSGREALQKVLENPALVILDVRLPDIIGYEVCRRIKANPQTANIPVLQISASFVSSESRVQALDSGADAYLTQPMEPAVLLATVRALLRLREAEALSRLSAKQWQSTFDALSEGIALIDSEWRVARCNRAMLSLFDKTYSQIENQNVRVLLQRELNYELDERDLPRVAADINHGRRWFSLRLDPIRDHEIAHGAILIVTEITDRKLAEEALRVSERLAAMGRLANSIAHEINNPLEALTNLLYLLKTSSLDPDSTQYVHMASAELERIARITKQTLAFNRNSEEPVDVELPELLDGVVTLFSPEFNRKGLHVVRKYDAPPIVSAFPGELRQVVANILRNALEATPTNGSLIVHVRPSLDWKNLSQRGVRIYIVDSGTGMTPEVRRSIFEPFYTTKELKGSGLGLWLSLGIVSKHRGRITVRSTTSSGKSGSCFCIFLPAKQAEQTAPLSKQNAVA, from the coding sequence ATGCCTGAGAGTGGGGCGGTGATCCTGATCGTCGACGATCGTGAGGACAACCGCTACATTTCTTCGCGCATTCTGAAGAATGCCGGCTACCCCGTTGCCGAAGCAACCAGCGGCCGTGAGGCGCTGCAGAAGGTGCTCGAAAATCCGGCACTGGTTATTCTTGACGTCCGCCTGCCCGACATTATCGGTTACGAGGTTTGCCGCCGCATCAAAGCCAATCCGCAGACGGCGAACATTCCCGTTCTGCAAATCTCAGCGTCCTTCGTATCAAGCGAGAGCCGCGTGCAGGCGCTCGACAGCGGGGCCGATGCATATCTCACGCAACCGATGGAACCTGCGGTGCTGCTTGCGACTGTCCGCGCTCTGCTGCGGCTGCGCGAAGCGGAAGCCCTGTCTCGCTTATCTGCCAAGCAATGGCAGTCGACGTTCGACGCGTTGAGTGAAGGCATCGCTCTGATCGATTCAGAATGGCGTGTAGCGCGCTGTAATCGCGCGATGCTGTCTCTGTTCGACAAAACGTACAGCCAGATTGAAAACCAGAATGTCAGGGTTCTACTTCAGCGCGAACTGAACTACGAACTCGATGAACGCGATCTTCCGCGCGTTGCAGCCGACATCAACCACGGACGGCGCTGGTTCTCCCTGCGCCTCGATCCAATTCGGGATCACGAGATTGCGCATGGCGCCATCTTGATCGTTACTGAGATTACCGATCGCAAGCTGGCCGAAGAAGCCCTCCGCGTCTCCGAGCGACTCGCGGCCATGGGTCGCTTAGCAAACAGCATCGCGCATGAGATCAATAATCCACTCGAGGCGCTCACGAATCTGCTGTATCTGCTGAAGACCAGTTCTCTCGATCCTGACAGCACGCAATACGTTCACATGGCTTCGGCAGAGCTTGAGCGCATCGCTCGCATCACCAAGCAGACGCTCGCGTTCAATCGCAACAGCGAGGAACCGGTGGATGTCGAGTTGCCCGAACTTCTTGATGGAGTCGTGACGCTGTTTTCGCCGGAATTTAATCGCAAGGGCCTGCACGTAGTCCGGAAGTATGACGCGCCGCCGATTGTGTCTGCGTTCCCCGGGGAATTGCGCCAGGTGGTCGCAAACATTCTTCGTAACGCCCTGGAGGCTACACCGACCAACGGGAGTTTGATCGTGCACGTGCGTCCGTCCCTCGACTGGAAAAACCTTTCGCAGCGCGGCGTGCGCATCTACATTGTCGATTCCGGGACGGGAATGACGCCGGAAGTGCGGCGAAGCATCTTTGAGCCGTTTTATACGACGAAAGAGTTGAAGGGGTCCGGCCTGGGATTGTGGCTCAGTTTGGGAATCGTCAGCAAACACCGGGGACGGATTACGGTGCGGTCAACGACAAGTTCCGGAAAGAGCGGAAGTTGTTTTTGTATCTTTTTGCCCGCGAAGCAAGCAGAGCAGACCGCACCGCTGAGCAAACAGAACGCAGTCGCATGA
- a CDS encoding ATP-binding protein → MKKSLVTINLRFEQDVVLARQRAREIAELLGFDHSEQIRLATATSEMARNAFRYARSGRVEFLLDRDPPPKLTIRISDSGPGITNLDEILDGRYRSSTGLGKGILGTRRLMDFFDIQTDGSGTVIEMSKLISGTTRALTSMRIEEIAQKIAQKRPENPYEEVERQNQELLRTLADLRGRQEELVDLNHELEDTNRGVVALYAELDDRADALRRMSDAKTSFLSNMSHEFRTPLNSILSLSQMLMQRLDGELTPEQEKQVSFIRRSAQGLQEMVNDLLDIAKVEAGKVEVKPREFEIEDLFGALRGMLKPILQTSSVNLVFDELPELPTMYTDEGKLSQILRNFISNALKFTERGEVRVSAHLEEGNCIVFSVSDTGIGIAPEDRERIFDEFVQVETHLQKKTKGTGLGLPLCRNLARLLGGKVSLESTVGLGSTFSVRVPAAYPSTKSQRQRDLPDLERGRVPIVLIEDNRETAFLITKLLENTEFQVLSAYDAEIGLEFVTRAHPAAVVLDVLLDGESSWELLNQIKARDIPVLSMSITDVEEVKAFAMGASAFLHKPVSREPLLKALRTITHRGTVRKLLLVEDSELARYSLRELLGPAKVEIMEARSGREGLRMAVEEQPDAIFLDLLMPDISGFDVLNELRTKREAREIPVVIHSSKDLTDEEKARLRLPRVTLLAKTDTSGPEALAHVTRALANVGFDLEMFGGHHA, encoded by the coding sequence ATGAAAAAGTCGTTGGTCACAATCAATCTGCGCTTCGAGCAGGATGTGGTCCTGGCGCGCCAGCGCGCGCGGGAGATCGCCGAATTGCTCGGATTCGATCATTCCGAGCAAATCCGCCTTGCCACTGCTACGTCGGAAATGGCACGCAATGCATTTCGTTATGCCCGCTCGGGAAGGGTCGAATTTCTTCTCGATCGCGACCCGCCGCCCAAGCTCACCATTCGCATCAGCGATTCCGGTCCGGGAATTACGAATCTCGATGAGATTCTCGACGGCCGCTACCGGTCGAGTACCGGATTGGGAAAAGGCATCCTCGGCACCCGGCGGCTGATGGACTTCTTCGACATCCAGACCGACGGCTCCGGCACGGTGATTGAGATGTCAAAGCTGATTTCCGGTACGACTCGTGCGCTCACATCGATGCGCATAGAGGAGATCGCACAGAAGATCGCGCAGAAGCGGCCGGAAAATCCTTATGAAGAGGTGGAGCGCCAGAACCAGGAGCTGTTGCGAACCCTTGCCGACCTGCGCGGGCGTCAGGAAGAGCTTGTTGACCTGAATCATGAACTCGAGGACACAAATCGCGGTGTGGTCGCACTCTACGCTGAGCTCGATGACCGCGCCGATGCGCTGCGACGCATGTCCGACGCAAAGACCTCGTTTCTGTCAAACATGTCGCACGAGTTCCGGACTCCGCTGAATTCCATCTTGTCGCTCTCGCAAATGCTGATGCAGCGGCTCGACGGCGAGTTAACGCCGGAACAGGAAAAGCAGGTCTCGTTCATCCGTCGTTCGGCTCAGGGACTGCAGGAGATGGTGAACGATCTGCTCGACATCGCCAAGGTGGAAGCCGGCAAGGTGGAAGTAAAACCGCGCGAGTTCGAAATCGAAGATTTGTTTGGCGCGCTCCGTGGAATGCTGAAACCGATTCTGCAGACGTCATCGGTGAACCTGGTGTTCGATGAACTTCCTGAGCTGCCCACGATGTACACCGATGAAGGCAAGCTTTCGCAGATTCTGCGCAACTTCATTTCTAATGCGCTGAAATTTACCGAGCGCGGTGAAGTGCGCGTCTCGGCTCATCTGGAGGAAGGCAACTGCATTGTCTTCTCCGTTTCCGATACGGGAATCGGAATCGCTCCCGAAGACCGCGAGCGCATCTTCGACGAATTTGTGCAGGTAGAAACTCACCTCCAGAAGAAAACGAAAGGCACGGGGCTTGGTTTGCCGCTGTGCCGCAATCTTGCCCGTCTGCTCGGCGGCAAGGTCAGTTTGGAAAGCACGGTAGGCTTGGGCTCCACTTTCTCCGTCCGCGTTCCCGCGGCCTATCCGAGCACGAAGTCGCAAAGACAGCGTGACCTCCCCGACCTGGAAAGGGGCCGCGTGCCGATTGTGCTGATCGAAGACAATCGGGAAACCGCGTTTCTGATTACGAAGCTGCTCGAGAACACGGAATTTCAAGTTCTGTCCGCATATGATGCCGAAATTGGCCTTGAATTCGTGACGCGTGCGCATCCGGCGGCAGTCGTCCTCGACGTCCTGCTCGATGGCGAAAGCTCATGGGAGCTGTTGAATCAAATCAAAGCGCGCGACATTCCTGTACTGAGCATGAGCATCACGGATGTCGAAGAAGTAAAAGCATTCGCCATGGGCGCGAGCGCATTCCTGCACAAACCAGTCTCTCGCGAACCGCTGTTGAAGGCGCTGCGCACCATTACCCATCGGGGCACCGTGCGCAAGCTTCTGCTTGTGGAAGACAGTGAACTCGCGCGCTATTCCTTGCGCGAACTGCTAGGTCCGGCGAAAGTCGAGATTATGGAAGCGCGCAGTGGGCGCGAAGGCCTGCGCATGGCGGTGGAAGAGCAGCCGGATGCAATCTTCCTGGATTTGCTAATGCCGGACATATCGGGCTTTGATGTGCTGAACGAATTGCGGACGAAGCGTGAAGCGCGGGAGATCCCTGTCGTCATTCACAGCTCGAAAGATCTGACCGATGAAGAGAAAGCTCGCCTGCGACTTCCACGCGTAACTCTGCTGGCCAAAACCGATACCTCCGGGCCCGAAGCGCTCGCTCATGTAACGCGTGCGCTAGCGAACGTCGGGTTCGACCTTGAAATGTTCGGGGGGCATCATGCCTGA
- a CDS encoding ATP-binding SpoIIE family protein phosphatase, which yields MSREQIAVPISENTHVSEARRAAVRLAQQLGFDPTAEGNLAIVATELARNVLLHGEGGDMVLQPVEHTDVPAIDLIAVDQGRGIADMGLALQDGYSSAGTPGTGFGAVQRLTSKCATYTASAQGTAILARVHAGGKREFDWPDIGSVCVPVAGESLSGDAWDYHDESARRVVIVADGLGHGAAASDAAQEALAAFRANAHRHPEEMIAAAHARLQKTRGAAVAVAEIDFERQVVRYSGIGNIASAIVGTGKTRSMISHNGIVGHQTSRIQEFTFPWQADAMLLMHSDGINTRCSLEQYPGLAAKPATLIAAVLYRDFKRGRDDATVVISKGRNAA from the coding sequence GTGTCCCGCGAACAAATCGCAGTCCCCATCTCGGAGAACACCCATGTAAGCGAGGCACGACGGGCGGCCGTACGCCTGGCCCAGCAGTTAGGCTTCGACCCAACTGCTGAAGGGAATCTGGCAATTGTGGCCACCGAACTCGCCCGCAATGTTCTTCTGCACGGCGAAGGCGGTGATATGGTTCTCCAGCCCGTCGAGCACACGGATGTACCGGCAATCGATCTCATTGCGGTCGATCAGGGCCGTGGCATTGCTGATATGGGACTCGCGCTTCAGGACGGATATTCTTCCGCAGGAACGCCGGGCACGGGATTTGGCGCGGTGCAGAGACTCACGTCGAAATGCGCGACGTACACCGCTTCAGCTCAGGGAACAGCAATTCTGGCCAGAGTACACGCCGGTGGAAAACGTGAGTTCGATTGGCCCGACATTGGTTCCGTGTGCGTGCCGGTGGCAGGAGAATCTTTATCGGGAGATGCATGGGATTACCATGATGAGTCGGCTAGGCGCGTGGTAATCGTGGCCGATGGACTTGGGCACGGAGCAGCAGCCTCGGACGCGGCGCAGGAAGCTCTCGCAGCATTTCGCGCCAATGCCCATCGCCATCCGGAAGAGATGATCGCAGCCGCCCATGCCCGCCTGCAGAAAACTCGTGGAGCCGCAGTTGCAGTCGCCGAAATCGATTTCGAGCGGCAGGTGGTCCGTTATTCCGGAATTGGGAATATTGCCAGCGCGATCGTAGGCACGGGAAAAACTCGCAGCATGATTTCCCACAACGGCATCGTTGGCCATCAGACTTCAAGGATTCAGGAGTTCACGTTTCCCTGGCAGGCCGATGCCATGCTGCTCATGCATTCGGATGGAATCAATACCCGGTGCAGTTTGGAGCAATACCCCGGGCTTGCTGCCAAACCGGCGACGCTGATCGCGGCCGTGCTCTATCGCGACTTCAAACGCGGACGCGATGATGCGACCGTGGTAATCAGCAAGGGCAGAAACGCAGCATGA
- a CDS encoding anti-sigma regulatory factor, whose translation MMTTLKSESVPLRSSADVVTLRQKVRAWTAELKFSLVDQTKMITASSELGRNTVSHGGGGACLMEVISNDIRSGLKLTFEDQGPGIPDIELALKDGYSTGSGMGLGLSGSKRLVNEFQIASKPGEGTRVTVVRWK comes from the coding sequence ATGATGACGACTCTCAAATCTGAGTCGGTTCCTCTCAGAAGCTCCGCTGACGTGGTCACGCTGCGCCAGAAGGTCCGCGCCTGGACTGCGGAGCTGAAGTTTAGCCTGGTCGACCAGACGAAGATGATCACCGCTTCCAGCGAATTGGGGCGAAACACGGTCAGCCATGGTGGAGGCGGCGCCTGCCTGATGGAGGTCATCAGCAACGACATCCGCAGCGGCCTGAAGCTCACGTTTGAAGATCAGGGACCGGGCATTCCAGACATCGAGCTTGCGCTGAAAGATGGATATTCCACCGGCTCGGGAATGGGATTAGGTCTGAGCGGCAGCAAAAGGCTGGTGAATGAGTTCCAAATTGCATCTAAGCCGGGAGAAGGTACTCGAGTCACTGTAGTTCGTTGGAAATAG
- a CDS encoding STAS domain-containing protein has translation MERIPILRMGNFLLVTIQVDMHDQLALTLQDDLTSAISKHGSRGVLIDISSLEIVDSFIGRMLANISAMARILDAQTVLVGMQPAVAITLVELGMSMPGVRTALNVEAGMELLRELVKAHHLETGDDDDSQI, from the coding sequence GTGGAACGCATCCCCATTCTCCGCATGGGCAATTTCCTGCTGGTCACGATTCAGGTGGATATGCATGACCAGCTAGCCCTCACCCTGCAGGACGATCTCACTAGTGCAATTTCGAAACACGGCTCGCGCGGTGTGCTGATCGATATCTCCTCGCTCGAGATCGTCGATTCGTTCATCGGACGCATGCTGGCCAACATCTCTGCGATGGCTAGGATTCTCGACGCGCAAACGGTTCTTGTAGGAATGCAGCCTGCTGTGGCGATCACACTCGTTGAGCTGGGCATGTCGATGCCGGGAGTGAGGACAGCTCTGAACGTGGAAGCCGGCATGGAATTACTGCGAGAGTTGGTGAAAGCGCACCACCTGGAGACCGGGGATGATGACGACTCTCAAATCTGA
- a CDS encoding STAS domain-containing protein, which produces MSKLAEILQKNESDLLSDWMNEQLAAVRRRDLMNDVDLQAQSAELLRAITQAAKNGNVTELSRSEWTPVRDRLTEISSSRAKQGFSPSETATFVFSLKQPLFRRLRSDLAKDPEALFAEIWNANVMIDKLGLMTTEAYVKTKEQLIAKQAEEMLELSTPVVKLWQGIVAIPLIGTLDSNRTQVVMESLLSTIVATNSKVAVIDITGVPAVDTLVAQHLLKTITAAKLMGAECILSGIRPQIAQTIVHLGINLSDVITKASLADALALALQKTGKAVVRIDRANQKPGERKDGVDDKELTEKKGA; this is translated from the coding sequence ATGAGTAAACTCGCAGAAATTCTTCAGAAGAACGAGTCTGATTTACTTTCCGACTGGATGAACGAGCAGCTTGCGGCGGTGCGTCGTCGCGACTTGATGAATGACGTCGATCTGCAGGCGCAATCCGCCGAATTGCTGCGCGCTATCACTCAGGCAGCGAAGAACGGCAACGTTACCGAACTCTCGCGTAGCGAGTGGACGCCCGTGCGAGATCGGCTGACTGAGATCTCGTCATCGCGTGCCAAACAAGGGTTCAGCCCGTCGGAAACAGCGACATTTGTCTTCTCGCTCAAGCAGCCACTGTTCAGGCGGCTTCGATCGGACCTGGCAAAAGATCCCGAGGCCCTGTTTGCGGAGATCTGGAACGCGAACGTCATGATCGACAAGCTTGGGCTTATGACCACCGAAGCTTACGTGAAAACCAAAGAACAGTTGATCGCGAAGCAAGCGGAAGAGATGCTCGAACTTTCCACTCCGGTGGTAAAGCTGTGGCAGGGGATCGTTGCTATTCCTCTGATTGGCACGCTCGACAGCAATCGAACGCAGGTCGTAATGGAATCGCTGCTGAGCACGATCGTGGCCACAAATTCGAAGGTCGCGGTAATCGACATCACTGGCGTGCCTGCCGTAGATACGCTCGTCGCGCAGCATCTGCTCAAGACCATCACGGCCGCGAAGCTAATGGGAGCTGAGTGCATCCTGAGTGGCATCCGTCCGCAGATTGCGCAGACCATCGTTCACCTCGGCATCAATCTAAGCGACGTGATTACAAAGGCGTCTCTCGCCGACGCTTTGGCGCTGGCTCTGCAGAAGACCGGCAAAGCTGTCGTGAGAATCGATCGCGCGAATCAAAAACCAGGCGAACGCAAAGACGGAGTCGACGATAAAGAACTAACGGAAAAGAAGGGAGCGTAG